In one window of Cydia fagiglandana chromosome 1, ilCydFagi1.1, whole genome shotgun sequence DNA:
- the LOC134667475 gene encoding uncharacterized protein LOC134667475, giving the protein MSCDGMNDSRLAEGERTACASEIETSSILTTPPNFYQTSDIRGGQPVTQPSEVLNNILAKITELQVQFSAIQVIQSDMSQVKTDLAEMRNSLNTKVEEMAVRIDSIESRVDALESCRAELTEVKNMVHHIMADQRNNDQWVRRSNIQLNGIPETRGENLQVILKSLADLSGYPLNTSSDIDFVTRVAVKNDKDNNNPKPIIVKFLARYKKDDFLSSLRKLKNLKASDLGFSNNENRIFINDHLSTFNKYLLKQAQIKKTQKGYKYCWVRNCTVMVRKSDSSPILYITSEEALNKIT; this is encoded by the coding sequence ATGTCGTGTGACGGAATGAATGATTCGAGGCTGGCCGAAGGTGAACGGACGGCGTGCGCGAGTGAAATTGAGACCAGCAGCATCTTGACTACACCTCCTAACTTCTATCAAACATCCGATATTCGCGGCGGCCAGCCAGTCACCCAACCGAGTGAGGTGTTGAACAACATTCTAGCGAAAATTACCGAATTACAGGTACAGTTCTCAGCCATCCAAGTCATCCAATCGGATATGAGCCAAGTTAAGACTGATTTAGCTGAGATGAGAAATAGTCTCAATACGAAGGTCGAGGAGATGGCTGTTAGGATCGACTCCATCGAGTCCCGCGTAGATGCCCTGGAATCATGTAGAGCTGAATTGACAGAGGTAAAAAACATGGTACACCATATAATGGCAGACCAAAGAAATAACGACCAATGGGTGCGAAGATCCAATATTCAATTAAACGGGATTCCTGAAACCAGAGGTGAAAATCTGCAAGTGATTTTAAAGTCTCTAGCCGATCTCTCCGGATATCCCCTCAACACCAGTTCGGACATTGATTTTGTTACTCGTGTAGCCGTTAAGAATGATAAGGACAATAATAATCCTAAACCTATAATAGTGAAGTTTCTGGCCCGCTACAAGAAAGATGACTTTTTGTCTAGTTtgcgaaaattaaaaaatttgaAAGCATCTGATTTGGGATTCTCTAATAATGAGAATCGAATATTTATCAATGACCACCTTTCAACCTTCAATAAATACTTGCTTAAGCAAGCgcaaattaaaaaaacgcaAAAAGGTTACAAATATTGCTGGGTTAGAAACTGCACTGTGATGGTACGCAAGTCTGATTCCTCGcctattttgtatattactTCCGAGGAGGCTTTAAACAAAATCACATAA